A single region of the Alosa alosa isolate M-15738 ecotype Scorff River chromosome 6, AALO_Geno_1.1, whole genome shotgun sequence genome encodes:
- the trh gene encoding pro-thyrotropin-releasing hormone produces the protein MKSAYLLLLAAVAVCDFTVSQAQSIPSEADLEERPTLRDILQRAESLLIRSIVRKIEEDDSENDMLSPQLNWLEKRQHPGKRQHPGKREDDDYEDYTDVQKRQHPGKREDALDESLELQRRQHPGKRLVLDQFAENPAAQSALLNELSKRQHPGKRYLMTFSKRQHPGRREIDESDLDTGDLLGLENRQYSGKKYLDDTIQDVSVSGGPCDVQDPATCSKANLLLELLDNVSKPRLEEKRQHPGKRLAIEDDVTEQE, from the exons ATGAAGTCGGCATACCTCTTGTTGTTGGCAGCGGTGGCGGTGTGTGACTTCACAGTGAGCCAAGCACAGAGTATCCCAAGCGAAGCGGACCTGGAGGAGCGCCCAACGCTTAGGGACATTCTTCAGCGCGCCGAAAGTCTACTTATCCGCTCCATTGTCAGAAAAATTGAGGAAGATGACAGTGAAAATG ATATGTTGTCACCCCAACTCAACTGGCTAGAGAAGCGACAACATCCAGGAAAACGCCAACATCCAGGAAAGCGCGAAGACGACGACTATGAAGACTACACAGACGTGCAGAAAAGACAGCATCCAGGAAAGCGAGAGGATGCCTTGGACGAGTCGCTAGAGCTCCAGAGAAGGCAGCACCCAGGGAAGCGCCTCGTCCTGGATCAGTTTGCTGAAAACCCGGCTGCCCAGAGCGCACTCTTAAATGAACTTTCCAAACGGCAGCACCCGGGGAAACGCTACCTTATGACGTTCAGCAAGCGGCAGCATCCTGGTAGGCGCGAGATAGACGAGAGTGACCTGGACACTGGTGACCTCTTGGGTCTGGAGAATCGCCAATATTCTGGGAAAAAGTATTTGGATGACACGATCCAGGATGTAAGCGTGAGCGGGGGTCCTTGCGACGTTCAGGATCCTGCTACTTGCAGTAAAGCCAACCTACTGTTGGAGCTGCTGGATAACGTGTCCAAACCTCGCCTTGAGGAGAAGAGACAACATCCCGGGAAAAGGCTCGCAATAGAAGATGATGTAACGGAACAGGAATGA